A DNA window from Jaculus jaculus isolate mJacJac1 chromosome 1, mJacJac1.mat.Y.cur, whole genome shotgun sequence contains the following coding sequences:
- the F11r gene encoding junctional adhesion molecule A, which yields MGTKLKAGRRQLLLFTAVILCSLVQGKGSVYTSEPEVRVPENQPVTLSCTYSGFSSPRVEWKFVHGGTTSLVCYDNKITASYEDRVTFSPSGITFSSVTRKDTGLYTCMVSERGGNSYGEVNVQLTVLVPPSKPTISVPSSATIGNRAVLVCSEQDGSPPSEYSWFKDGVVMPLDPKNTRAFSNSSYTLNQKSGELIFDPVTASDTGEYSCQAQNGFGKPMKSDDVRMEAVEPNVGGIVAAVLVTLILLGLLIFGIWFAYSRGYFERTKKGTSTSKKVIYSQHSARSEGEFKQTSSFLV from the exons gCTCTCTGGTGCAAGGCAAAGGTTCAGTGTACACTTCCGAACCTGAAGTCAGAGTTCCTGAGAACCAGC CTGTCACCCTGTCCTGTACTTACTCTGGCTTCTCCTCGCCCCGAGTGGAGTGGAAGTTTGTCCACGGTGGCACCACCAGTCTCGTTTGCTATGACAACAAGATCACAG CTTCCTATGAGGACCGTGTCACCTTCTCACCGAGTGGCATCACCTTCAGTTCTGTGACCCGGAAAGACACTGGGCTGTATACGTGTATGGTCTCCGAGCGGGGTGGCAACAGCTACGGGGAGGTCAACGTTCAGCTCACTGTGCTTG tgcctcCATCCAAGCCTACAATCAGTGTCCCCTCCTCTGCCACCATTGGGAACCGAGCCGTGCTGGTCTGCTCAGAACAAGATGGTTCCCCACCCTCTGAATACTCCTGGTTCAAGGATGGGGTAGTAATGCCTTTGGATCCCAAGAACACCCGTGCCTTCAGCAATTCTTCCTACACCCTCAATCAGAAGTCAGGGGAACTG ATCTTTGATCCTGTGACAGCCTCTGATACTGGCGAGTACTCTTGTCAGGCACAGAATGGGTTTGGGAAACCCATGAAGTCAGATGATGTCCGCATGGAGGCTG TGGAGCCGAACGTAGGGGGTATCGTGGCAGCTGTCCTTGTAACACTGATTCTTCTTGGACTCTTGATTTTTGGCATCTGGTTTGCCTATAGCCGAGGATATTTTGAAA gaACAAAGAAAGG GACTTCTACGAGTAAGAAAGTGATTTACAGCCAGCACAGTGCGCGAAGTGAG GGGGAATTCAAACAGACCTCATCGTTCCTGGTGTGA